Below is a genomic region from Drosophila kikkawai strain 14028-0561.14 chromosome X, DkikHiC1v2, whole genome shotgun sequence.
aaaaactgaaactgtGCTGAAAAGGGTTCAAGAAATGtaagaaaacaataaattcattaaatctAAGTTCAAATCtttatattcttatttaattaaacattttcaggAGTGAAATTTGTTTCAACTTTAAGTTCTAAAGTGAATTATTGGTTCagagtttttatatattatttattctttaattattctctattttcctttttgttgcTATATTTCTCAACTCGAAATCGCCTGGTCATTAGCTTTTGTATCGGTTTTTCGTCAGTTTTCCATGAAAACTTTGCGCAACCTCTCACCACCCGCCGTCTGTTTTTCCCTGGACATTAACACCTTTTCGCTTTGctcttattttgttttcagcattattttgtggatttttattttgtgagaACTCTTGGGCATAACATACTTTTTTGCAGCTCCATAAgtagcacaaaataaaaatcaaataaaatacctAACCCAAAGGTTTTCACACTAAATCGTAAATAGTTTCAATTGGAATTTAATTGGGGATTGTGAGATATGTGAGTGAGAGCTCTGAGCTGCATGAATAATTGGGCCAAAGAAATgtcttatattatatattcttcagtaaatattattgtaattttatagatttataaatatttataaaaaatagaataataatcCAAGATTTTAAGGGACCAACCGTGTAATGTAAGCCTGTAATGACAAGTCTTACAAGTTCATTGCAAGTTCACTGAATATTAAGGCAGGTCAGCTTGCATCAACTGCATGTCTTCAAAAGTTCCACAAATTCCCAAAGACAAAGGCTTATGAAATTTGCCAACTTGGCTAGAGAGATTTCTGGCTCTAAGCAAAACTTGGCCTGAAGCGATGAGGAGCAACAGAGTGGGAGGAAATTAACAGCGAGATAGATGAAGATATGAGTGGGTGGTTCCCCCCTGCAGCACAATTTCGTACACACACGAAATTACTTGGCAACTCGTGGCTGAGAGTCGCACGAAGCCACGCAGGTGACTACTTAGCCATTCTGGCCTGCATTTTCTAAACTCTGCTGGAATATTTATGAAGCAATGCTGCGGAAAGAAGGGCAGCATCCGAGTAGAAGAAGGTTCTGTCCCCCTTTTGGCCAAAGGTTAATTACTATTATTCCTACTTTCCTGTTACTATATAATTTCTTGTGATTTAAatactatttaaatattgtaataCAGCTGTGCCACTCGGCTTGTCATATCAATTAGCAATGGAAGCGGAGAGCTCTACTTCTACCTTTGGTTTCTATGACTGTTTCGTGCTTCCCCCCGTGGGCGTTCCATGAGTTggcaaaacaataataataataacaataataataaagaacatACTATATATGGATATGTGCCTGTGATTTGTATAATTTGTGCGAGCATTCGCACTGTCAGAGATCTGAGATTTCTTTGTTGAGAGCCTTCTGCATTGGCATTAATAAGTGGCTCATTAATCACTCCCGGTAATAGGTACACTCAATGGCTTCGAATGTAATGAATAATTGAGAGAATGAGCAACTGTGACTCTGACTGACTGATGGAGAGTGAAAACAAGCCGAAAATATTGCAGACGTCGACGAATGGCAGACTCCCCCGCGGTCTCACTAGGCTCACATGGCGTATGATTAATTTTTCACAATCATTTACCATTTTAACTATTATGCAAAAAGTTATGGAGGTGGTTTAGgtgcatttttgtttttttttttttgtttttggtttctgTTAACTGTTGCCGCGTTGGTAATTAATGAGGCATCAGTGTGCGTGTGTAGACACAACAAAGAAGCATTGCAAAATCCAAGATAAGAAAACCTGCATAATGCGTGTGTTTTTTGGGTTTATAAATCAAAAgttatagtaaatatatatttctttatattataaacatattttatgaGCTAATCAAATTGAAATCCCCCGCTTTTACCAGTGTGTGATAAAGTTACACAAACTCAATTTTCCTAAAGCCAAAAAGGGTCTCTTCCTTTTCCCCCTTGTTTGGCCGTATATATAATGTAATTTTCAAGATGTTTTCACATTTTGccccaaaatatttatgcaattttttcTTAACTTTTTTCCTCTTGTATTCTGggattgcttttattttgtacaattttttgtATCCCCATGTTAGCCGATTATTAATGGTCATGAGAGCATGAGACATTGGGTTTGTCTTGActttttgctgctgttgtttttgtttctcaaTCTCAacaattgttgaaaattgaaTCGGAATTGGAATCAGAATCACCATTTCTTGCTTAAAGTTTGTCCTCTAtgtacactgggaaaaataatgtgtaattaaaaaaaaaataataatataacaaattaaaaaaagtgaaaagcaacaaagtaaaaattgtattaaatgtttataattgtttttaagccAACGAATAAAATGACCAATGctgaaaacaaataataatgtgaccatatatattgaaaatcaTGAAAGTAAACAATAATATATTCAGATGTACAAAGAAAGTGAGAAAGAATATTAGTTTAATTAGTTCGACTTGGGAAAAGTAAagtttaaaacattaaaaagaaAGTATTATGTGACTGTGATCTGTTCTTTATCAAGAAAGTAAGTAATAATGTGACCATGACTaattatgcatttttaattataaaaataattaaagtaaaatcaTTTAAGCCATGAATAATGtgattatattaattaagaaCCATGAATCCTTAAAGTAACGAATAACATTACCTTAATCGGATtttaataatgaaaacaagaagTAGTGTGACCATAATTGATtataaatcaagaaaaataacatttttttagttacttttttatattttacttaaattttaaaaatagtgaTAATACacaatatttggcaattgtCTTAAGCTTAGTGgtgtttctctcagtgcatggtctctttttctctctctctctctctctctctctagtgGTCTAGAATAATGGTGGCGGTACTGGCTGTGGAGTGGCCAAGTGTgggagttgctgctgctgttttgtTCTGGCCTTCTTGGCGGGAAAACCCACACAAGACTGGCCAAATGAGTCTCGGCCAGAACTGTTGTGTGGCGGCATTCTGGCTTTGATTTCTACAGGCCACAGAAATTGACGGCCAGGTAATGTCGCGACCGCGATGACAAGCCATGATGAGGGCCATGGCCAAATCCTGTTCTATTTGCATACTGGCTGGCAGTTTTAGATGAATGGCTTTATCTATTTGAgtggattattatttatatatttacggctgatatatttataaataaaaggtCTTTAAATTGACTTTATGCATTGGATTCAAgttgaaatatttcattttatttttttaatctttaaacttataccttttttttcttctcacCCTTTTCAGATGAACATAAACTGAACTCCGGCTCATGGGAGGACACCTTAGACGAGCcacagcaccaccaccagcagcagcaccaccaccagcagcagcaccacctcCACCACGCTCATCTCAGCCAGCGGCGCCAGCAGAGCTCCTTCATCGGGCCACCGCAGTCCAGCGTCAGCATCACCACCGCCCAGCTGCACAGTGCTTTTAGCCGAAGGATAGCAGAGCAGCGGGAGCGGGACCAAAGGGACCAAAGGGATCGTGATCAGACGGGCCACAACGCCCCCTATAGCGGCACCACAATTGCCGGCGGAAGCTTCAGCGCCAACGGTGGCCAGGCTGCCGTTGGTGTTGGCGTTGCGGACGGCAGgagcagttgcagcagcagcagcgagcgCGACAACAAGTCTCCCTGTagcgagagggagagggatcgggatcgggatctgGAGCAGAAGCCAGGTCTcaccgaggaggagcagaTTCTCACCGAGGAGGAGCataacagcagcagcgtgAGTTCGTTAAGCGCCGGCAATCAACGCAATTCGCAATTGCGTTCCACTTTCAACAAGGCCAAGCAGCATTTGTCCTTTGACAAATGGCGCACGGCCGCCATTGGAAACACCACAGGTTCCGGTTCCGCTTCCGGTCAATCCCCATCAAGTGATAACAGCAACAATATGATTATGCGCAGGGCCAGTGCCTGCACCATGGCCTCTACTGGTGGCCCAGGTGGTGGCGGCTCCCAACGGGAGGATGCCACCACGCCGGGTGAGTCGCCGGGCGGCCGGCTATCCCGTTGGTTCTCCATACGACGCGGATCCTCGCACCAGTACGATGTGGGCGGACGCGATGGTCGCCACTCTACAGCCTCCAGCTTCGACACGCCCGACTCTGGTTCGAGTGGGGGCAAGGGTGGCGGCCCTTTGGGCGGAGGAGAAGGCGGTAGAGGAGGTGCAGGCACCACTGAAGCTGCGCTGGACGCCGCCTCGGCCCAGAAATTGGCAAATTTCGGGGCCAGCAAAATGATGCCCGGAGTGCCAGAGGTGAgcataatttttcaaaatagaTTCTGGCATAGAAAttaatgatatttttatatttagtacGAGGATGACGGCGTCTCCACTGCCGATGGTAATCGCTTCAACATGGACCTGATGCTAACGCCGGCCAGTCGGGCCAATGGGACAGCTCGTACCACCCAGAATCGTCTCATTGTGCCAATGCTGCCCCCCGCCCCCGCCGGACtgtcccagcagcagctgaagcGGCGTCACATTGTGGCGGCCATCGTTCACAGTGAGAACTCGTATGTGGCCACCCTGCAGAGACTAGTCAATGTAAGTGTTGGTCCTTAAATCCTGAGCATGTGAacttaaaagtttttaaaaaaggcaatttaaaaattccctaAAACTAGTATTTTGATTTAGATCAACAGCCGAGTGAATCTAGTTCAAAGGTGATCTTTCTTGgggatatttttgtttagcttatCAGAATATTTTCTCAAAGACCATAATATAACTATCCAGGCTCTTAAAATCCTTTCTTAAAGCcttaaaaaggaaattttaaaaattccctaaAACTAGTATTTTGATTTAGATCAAAAGTGATCTTTATTGGGGATATTTCTATTAGTTTATCAGAATATTTTCTCAGAGACAAGAATATAAGCATCCAGGCTCTTAAAATCCTTTTTTAAAGCCTTGGAAaaggatatttaaaaattccctaAAACTAGTATTTTGATTTGGATCAACAGTCGAGTTAATACAGTTCAAAAGTGATCTGCCTTGGGGATATTTCTAAAATCCTTTCTTAAAGCCTTGAAaaagaaacttaaaaattccttTAAGCTAGTATTTTGATTTGGATCTACAGCAGAGTTAATCTAATTTAAAGGTGATCTTTCTTAAGAAAAAGGTTCTCAGAGACAATAAGTTTCCAGGCTCTTAAAATCCCATCCACCTTTATGAACCATCAACTTCTCTCTCAGGGCCAACAGCTAGAAATTCAAGAGAGCAAAACTCTCTCAGGGTGCAGCTAAAGAGAACTCTATCGTTCGCTTCTAagcgttgttgttgctgatggGGTGAAAGTGAGAGGCTTTCTAGaaaaagctaaagaaaaatCAGGAAAATCAAGTAAAAAGCCAAGATATAACATTAATCTTGTAcctatttgaattttattagcgctctaatttagttttaaattgaaaattggtTAGATTTCACTTGATATTGGTCCAAACAGATCATTATATCTTATCTGTGAGAGGGTGAGCTGTATCTTAGTCCTTTCCCAACTTCTACTTGGCTTCCTCCAATGTTGAGGCTAGGAAAAGCTTAAAGTTCAAATTGAGTTTGGGAACCTTAAACTCATGCCTGCAATACTGACTGCCTGGTTCCTGGCTATGCTGGTCTCCCTCTGCAGGTTGGAGTTGGAAGCTGTGCCAGTTGGCCTTTTCCTCCTGCTCGTCCTCGATGTGCTCCTTTACCACACAGGGAGTTGTGAGGATGTCGGAATTAATCAGAATGTCAATATCCATGGGCAACAGCATATAATTTTCGCCAGTGAGCTCGTCAGTTAGAGTCTTTCCTAAGTGTTCCCTATCCTCCGGCTTGATGAGGTCCAACTCTAGCACCTCGTTACTATTCCATCGATCGACAGCTGAAGCCTCTACTCCATCACATTCCATTAGGTCCTGGCCATCCAGAGGATTCTTGTCAATGGCTTGCATTTGGAAGCTGGTCAGCTGTGGCGGCTTTATTTGAATGAAAGCCTCCTCCTGGCCATTTTCCACATACACCTTGATTTTGTCCAGGGCCTCGGCTATGACTCGATCCCTATGCCTCTGCTTCTGATCTGCCTCTGGCTGCTGCTTATCCATCTTGGCCCATAAAAATATACtcggagaaatatttatatatatgatttgCTTCTTTTCGGTTGGGTTTTATATTATGAAATGATTTGAAAGTTGGAAATGTTTAGAAATAGCCTCTAGATGAGGGGGAAAATGTATGAAAGATCAACTCAGCTGCTGGTTTCCATCAAGTATTTATCATTAACAGTATTTAGTTAAGGCAATTCCCTTGCATGCTTAATTTGTAAACCCCTTGTTAACCCATTTAACCAACGCATTTAACCACTGATTAACATTAGATCTCATTTCAAATCGTTCCATCTCTTTACATGCCATGCTCTCCCCATAAATGCCATTAATGCCGACTTCACCGTccccaaaataattaaagccaACCAACTAACTTTCTCTAACACTCACtaactatttatattatatatcacTGAGCATCTAAACTAACTATAAATCGAACCCGTAACCCATCAACATCATCATTTCACCCACAACTCCATCAACTAGTCGCCAAATTAGAAAAACCAGTTGTAGTAggtaatacatatatttaattttaatacaataacTCTTCTTTGATGAGAGATTTAAAAGGTTATAAGGTTGCTCAAGTCAGAAGTAAAAGCGGAAGTTATTtgtttatacaaaattaaactttaaattgttgaaataataaagaaaatgtaaatttaaatgaatctACTACCTTTTGGATATAAAACAGAACTTCTGATGGTGCAACCCCTAAGAGATAGGAACCTTCTACCCTTGACTTCCATTCCACTTATATGTAACATACTCCATCCTCCCCCCCCCCAGGATTACAAGAAACCCCTGGAGGAGTGCAGTCCGCCCGTGCTGAATCCCGTGAAGATCGCCACCCTGTTCCATTGCCTGCCGGACATCTTGCACTCGCACAAGCTCTTTCGCATCTCCCTGGCCGAGTGTGTTCGCAACTGGGATCGAGACGAGAAGATTGGGGACTGCTTTGTGGGCGCCTTTGGTAAGCCGCAGCTCCTAGAGATCTACTCCGGCTTTATCAATAACTTTTCGGCCGCCATGGAGCTGGCCAAGATGGAGGAGAAGCGCAAATCGGCGCTGGCCGATTTCTTCAAGGTCAAACAGATCAGCGCCCACGATAGGCTGTCCTTTTTTGGGCTTATGGTGAAGCCTGTGCAGCGTTTCCCCCAGTTCATCCTGTTCCTGCAGGATCTGCTCAAGTACACGCCGCAGGGCCACCACGATCGCATGTCCCTGCAGCTGGCCCTGTCCCAGCTGGAGCTGCTCGCCGAGCTGCTGAACGAGAGCAAGCGGGAGGCGGAGCAGTACCAGGCCTTCAAGGAGATGCTGGGTCACATCTCGGGCACCTTCAATGCCCGCTCCCTTAGCCTGAGCAGCGTCAGTGTAAGCGACTCGTCGGGGGGCGGGCATGCGCGTCCCAGGTACCTGCTGCGCGAGGACAATGTCACCCACATGGAGTTCAACCAGGCGGGCTTCATGGTCAAGTGCAAGCAGCggcgcctgctcctgctcaaCGACAAGGTCATCTGTGTGTCGGTGGCGCCCAAGCAGTCGCACGACTTCGGGGCCACCGAGAAGCTCACCTTCAAGTGGATGTTCCCGGTCAACGATGTGGAGATTGTGGACAACACCACCTCGGCCACTCTGTCGAGGATTCTGACAGCAGGTAAGTCTCTGCTTGGGAATCCCTTCTGGAAACTTGAAACTCATTAAACCTTTCCTCTTCCCTGGCAGGCCTCAATCGCGGCGGCAGCTTAAAGTCCAACGGCAGCAACGGTGCCAACGGTGGCAGTCCCTTTGCCAACAGCACCCTGCCGGGCGGCGTGGAGGGTCTCAGCTCTCGGTCGCCGGCCGCCCAGGTGGCCAACGGCCAGGCAGACAATCTGTGCAGCGAGATGAGCACCTTGATGTACGACTACGAGGTGATCTCGCGCATCCACGACCTGGTGGGCAGCCTGAAGGGCAGCTACAAGGAGCTAAACGCAAACACCACGCGCAACGTGCTCAACCTGATCCAGGGATCGATCCAGCGCAAGGACGAGGAGATGGCCTGGGTGGACTCGTGCTGCCTCACGCTAAACGGCCGCCACAAGTCTGGCAAGGAGGAGTCCTTCACATTCCAAACGCAAACGCCGGCGGTCAAAAAGGAGTGGATCACCGAGCTGCGTCTGGCCCAGCTGGCCCTCGATCCGAACAATTCGCCGGCCTGGGAGCGTGGCGGTACCCACCAGCAGCCAGTCattcatcatcagcatcatcagcagcagcagcaacagcagcagcagcatcagcatcagcaccagcaTCCACATCATCCGGGCTCGCCCGAGAACCGCCAGACAACacacgagcagcagcagctccaggaGGCCGTACAGCAGAAGCAGTCGCGCAAAATGCCGCTCTTTGTCAAGGCGATGCCAGTCTACAAGTCACAGCATCAAACCGAGGTGAGTCTTTGGGCAGGATTTCGAATGGAGGATTCATTTCTAACGAGTTTACATTGCAGGTGCGCTGTGGATGTTACTACAGCATCGCCAATGATACCAGGCAGAGCGGCAACGCCAGACGCCGGCACAAGCAGCTGAACTACCTGTGGATGTGCAGCAGCGACGGCACCTCCTCGCACATCACCGTCCTGGCCCAGCATCCCCAGCAGGCGGGCAACCTGCGGGAAGCCGGAGCCTTTGATTTATTCGAAACGCAGGTTTCGGCCATGGAATTTGTCAAGGGATTAGATCAggcgcgaggaggaggaggaactggATCAGGAGGAGGATTAAGCGGAGGGGCAGTGCGTGAGGAGCCCGCCAGCCTGCTGGACGATCTCGTGTGGCTGGGCACGGACAGTCGCAAGATCCTGGTCTATTCCGCAAGGAATCcagagcaggaggagcaactAAGCAGCTACTCGGTGCCGGGTGCCGTGCAGCGCATCCTCTACCATTTCGATGCCGTCTACGTGGCTTTGGCGGGGGCCATGGTCTTGATCTTTCGACGGGGCCACGACGGCGCCTGGCAGCTGCGAGATCCGCAGATTATTAGGCTGGGCGACTCGGAGCTGCCGGTGCCCAGCCTGCTGCCCATCAACATGTGCATTTATGCGTCCTGCGGCAACCGCGTCTACGTGATGAATGCCTTGAACGGCGAGATCCAGCGGAGCTTCGAGGTCCAGCACGGGGCCAGCCAGCAGGTGAACCTGATGGCCCACTCGGGCATCGGTCTGTGGATCTCGCTGAAGAACTCCACCATGCTGTGCCTGTACCACACGGAGACGTTCAAGCATCTGCAGGACATCAACATTGCCTCCAGTGTGCTGCGGAGCGACGGCAAGAAGGAGCAGCCGCTGAACAACAGCGCCGTCTATGTGACCGCCTTGATGGCCTGCAAGGGCCTGCTGTGGGTGGGCACCAACGTGGGCATTGCGGTGACCATACCCCTGCCCCGTCTTGAGGGCGTGCCCATCATCAGTGGCGGCATCAATATgtcctgccacgcccactttgGTCCCATCACCTTTCTGCTGCCGCTGATCCCGAAGGTCTATCCCGCCTACAAGCCGCCGACGGCCGTGGCTCCGCCAGTGCCCAGCATGGGCGAGGATCTGCAGCTGCCGGCCATCGATGCGGATCCCAAGCTGGATCCGCTGGAGCTGGATGACACGACGGTGGTGGTGCTGCGTCGTGACTTGGCCAAGGAAGAGGCGGCGCCATCGAGCGCAgagggaggcggcggcggcggcggtggagcaGCAACTGAATCGGTCACCCCAGTGTCGGCCTCGCCCCGCTGCTCCAAACTGGACAAGCAGCACTCCCTGGATCAGAGTTTCACGGCCAAGATCCGAGCCTCGCTGGCCAACTCGCCGGCCTTTCATCGCAAGCGTTTCCGCGATGATCCCAACAGGATGTCCAAGACCCTGCCGCGCGGCCTGGGCGCCactggaggagcagcagcagcagcagcagcagcgggagcgggaggagctggagcaggcaCTCCAGGCGGTTCAGGCAACAGCGATCATGGCATCTGCGATGTCTACGGCCTGTACGGGAAGCTGATATTCGTGAAGGAGGACTACGACGCGGAGGAGGGCAACCAGGGCAATCTCATGGACATGATGTACGAGGGTATGCGGCGATCCGATCCAGAATTGGCAGCCATACCGGGAAAGGTGTGCACACTGGATAGACGCCTGCGGATGAAGGCTTCGCGACCGAGATCCTTGGACCTGTCCAACTGGTCCGTGGACTCCAAGTCCTCCAGCCTGTACACCTCGTCGGGCAGCGAGGAGAGCATGGGCATCAAGCACTTTGGCGGCAGATCCGTCTCCCGGAACAGCAGCAGTGCCAGCCACAAGACCTCCGGCACGGGCAGTGACCTGGGCAATATATCGGAGAACGGGCTGATGACCACAGCGGACATAcaccatcaccagcagcagcagcagcagcatcagcaacagcagcagcagcagctccagttGAATAGCACGCCCAAGGGCAGCACTCCCGAGGAGGGCAGACTGGGACTGGACAAACCCGCTGCGGCCGCTGTGGCCACGCTGAAGCGCAAGCAGAAGCAGAActccaagcagcagcaacagcagagcGCCGACGGGCCCAGGACGGTGATCACTCTAATGGGCGGCCGGGGCTACTGGCGTCAGATGTGGTACAACACCAACTCGACCAGTGGATCGCCCAGTCACAAGAACAGCACTGGCGGCGGtagcggtggcggtggcagcgGGAGCAGCGCTCGCGAGGCCATGCAGGCgggcaacggcggcggcagtTGCTGCTCCACTCTGACGGCGAACTCCAACGATGCCCATATCGTGGTCTGGGAGAAGAAGTTATAATCGCAGGAGCTGGTGTGCTGCTGCACCCTACAGCAGCATCCGCACCAGCACCATCCCCCGCTCCAGGAGCTGTGGcgctgccagcagcagcagcagcagcagcgcaggGGACGAGGCCGAGTCCGGTTCCGAGGATCCTTTATCCAGCGAGATCGCAGTGCGGAGGGATCCGGTGCGGGACCAGGCGCCGGCGCCGGCGGCATGCTGAGTGCCAGCTTGAAAAGGCTGACCAAGCTCAAGCGAGGCGGCAGCCTGAAGGAATTCTAAATTCTAGAACTAATTGCACTCTACTCGCGGAACGTGTACATTATCTCCATTATCTGCATTATCTGCATCTCCATCTCTGATTTATTTAGTTGCTAGTGCTTAGGGTTTATACTTAATTAGGCACAAACCGCATATCGAATATCTGTATGCTTGTTTTGGTtcgtttataatttatatttgctttcgatattttctagaaaaactattttatttcttgaatCAAAGAGAAATTTCAAGTTAAACGCTATGttttctcgctctctctcaAAACTTTTCTCAATATTCGACTCAACAAAAGTCAAAGCCTAGAGCCATAGGggaataatatacatatataaatacatatatataatttttttttatttttttttatagagcTTATTAACTGAATATCcaaatatacaaatgtttTTTTCCTAGTTGCGTAAGGAATATGTTACTTAGGTTATAGCAAGAATCCTCTTTCATAGGGCCAGAGGGAGCACACTTGAGAGCGGCAAAGCCAACAAGCtaagcgaaaaaaaagtataaacaaataaaggaaaacaaaaacattgttaattataaaatattaaagaaagaaagagagagatccGAGGGTGAGACCCCACGCTCACTCTCTGAGAACtctgcagcagctggcagCACCTTCCTTATATTATACATGTATTATAATGAAACTAGACTTAAATATACCATATTATATGCATACTCTCATCTATTGATCGACTTGTAGTGCTCTTGTGTCTGTGTATTTGTAAAAGTTTACAACAAACATGCAAAGAAGAACAAAAGGTATAACATGAAATGGTTTTTTCGGCACTgggcaaatatatatatatatatatatatatatatatatattatatatatgtatacaaaaGGGGTAGGATTATCATACATCTTATATACACAAGAAACATGGTTATATACGATTTACAGCTAAAGATATATACGAGAGATATTTTTTTGGATACGAGACATCTTTTGGATACTCCCCTCGTAAAAGTCAGGCATAATGCAATTATGCAACTTTTGATATCAttgtgcatatatatacatatatgtatatatttacgaGACCACATGCAACACGCACTCATCTACACACAAGAacatgcatatacatatatatttgaaaagtaATATATTTACCTATATATCTACACACAAGCATACATATTTACGCGTTCCCCGGGGAACCTTTGTACATGGTCGCTGGTGGAGCCATCTTCTATCCCAAGATAAGTTGCTATCGTCTATCGGACAGCAgcaaaaaagaataatattaaataataaaaaaactgcaaGATAATTGATGTATTCAAGaacaaagaaaatgtattaaaaaaatatacaaacatTTACAACATTTGTGTTTTACATAAAGAGTTGCAGTGAAAATCGGAATCAAGAGAGCGTTCGTTACTTTCCGTTCGTTACTTTCCGTTCACTACTTTCCGTTCGCTACTCTTCTTGAGAGAGCAAGAAACGTTTTTGCTCTCTTGAAAGCGTTTGGCGAGATTTTCAAGCTAGGCAGAGTCTGATATGTCCAAGAGTTTTAGGTTCAAGTCCCGACATTAAGAGTTCTATATCTTAAGAACAAT
It encodes:
- the LOC108083457 gene encoding rho guanine nucleotide exchange factor 10 isoform X2; the encoded protein is MIMRRASACTMASTGGPGGGGSQREDATTPGESPGGRLSRWFSIRRGSSHQYDVGGRDGRHSTASSFDTPDSGSSGGKGGGPLGGGEGGRGGAGTTEAALDAASAQKLANFGASKMMPGVPEYEDDGVSTADGNRFNMDLMLTPASRANGTARTTQNRLIVPMLPPAPAGLSQQQLKRRHIVAAIVHSENSYVATLQRLVNDYKKPLEECSPPVLNPVKIATLFHCLPDILHSHKLFRISLAECVRNWDRDEKIGDCFVGAFGKPQLLEIYSGFINNFSAAMELAKMEEKRKSALADFFKVKQISAHDRLSFFGLMVKPVQRFPQFILFLQDLLKYTPQGHHDRMSLQLALSQLELLAELLNESKREAEQYQAFKEMLGHISGTFNARSLSLSSVSVSDSSGGGHARPRYLLREDNVTHMEFNQAGFMVKCKQRRLLLLNDKVICVSVAPKQSHDFGATEKLTFKWMFPVNDVEIVDNTTSATLSRILTAGLNRGGSLKSNGSNGANGGSPFANSTLPGGVEGLSSRSPAAQVANGQADNLCSEMSTLMYDYEVISRIHDLVGSLKGSYKELNANTTRNVLNLIQGSIQRKDEEMAWVDSCCLTLNGRHKSGKEESFTFQTQTPAVKKEWITELRLAQLALDPNNSPAWERGGTHQQPVIHHQHHQQQQQQQQQHQHQHQHPHHPGSPENRQTTHEQQQLQEAVQQKQSRKMPLFVKAMPVYKSQHQTEVRCGCYYSIANDTRQSGNARRRHKQLNYLWMCSSDGTSSHITVLAQHPQQAGNLREAGAFDLFETQVSAMEFVKGLDQARGGGGTGSGGGLSGGAVREEPASLLDDLVWLGTDSRKILVYSARNPEQEEQLSSYSVPGAVQRILYHFDAVYVALAGAMVLIFRRGHDGAWQLRDPQIIRLGDSELPVPSLLPINMCIYASCGNRVYVMNALNGEIQRSFEVQHGASQQVNLMAHSGIGLWISLKNSTMLCLYHTETFKHLQDINIASSVLRSDGKKEQPLNNSAVYVTALMACKGLLWVGTNVGIAVTIPLPRLEGVPIISGGINMSCHAHFGPITFLLPLIPKVYPAYKPPTAVAPPVPSMGEDLQLPAIDADPKLDPLELDDTTVVVLRRDLAKEEAAPSSAEGGGGGGGGAATESVTPVSASPRCSKLDKQHSLDQSFTAKIRASLANSPAFHRKRFRDDPNRMSKTLPRGLGATGGAAAAAAAAGAGGAGAGTPGGSGNSDHGICDVYGLYGKLIFVKEDYDAEEGNQGNLMDMMYEGMRRSDPELAAIPGKVCTLDRRLRMKASRPRSLDLSNWSVDSKSSSLYTSSGSEESMGIKHFGGRSVSRNSSSASHKTSGTGSDLGNISENGLMTTADIHHHQQQQQQHQQQQQQQLQLNSTPKGSTPEEGRLGLDKPAAAAVATLKRKQKQNSKQQQQQSADGPRTVITLMGGRGYWRQMWYNTNSTSGSPSHKNSTGGGSGGGGSGSSAREAMQAGNGGGSCCSTLTANSNDAHIVVWEKKL